Within Vallitalea okinawensis, the genomic segment ACTAATGGATTCTATAAGTTCTAAATTAGCTGTACTAATTTCAACGCCTAATCCAATATGCATTTCTCCATGATCTCCATCAAGTATCTCATTTGAGGTCCATCCAGTATCTGAACTTAATACCAATTGCGTATCATCACTATTCTTTAATCCGGTTATTTCTTTATCCCCTTCTGCACCTTGGCTATCAGAAGCTACAATTTTTAAATCAAAATCATTCAGGTTATTAAAATCTTCTTTATCTAACCTTATTTCCATATACTCATCATTGGTGACTACTTCATAGCCCGCACTAGGGTAAATTTGCTCATCATAGATAACTTCAGGATTACCATCGTCATTAAAGTCATTACTCTTATCATTGTTAATATAAATTCTTAACTCTGATTCTAAATCTTTTAAATCAAAATCGCTTACTAATACATCAAATACTATCTCATCTTGAGATTTAAAGTATTCTTTGTTATCACTTATTCTACTTACCTGCACAATAGGTGCATGGTTAGCAGAACTGGCGGCTTTAAGCATGGTATTAACAAATAACTTATTTTCTTCAACTTTTCCACTAGGGCTTTTATGACCTGTCCCTGAATAGGTTACATTCCCTAGTGAATAGACATAATAATTGTTCCTAGCATCAAATTCATCATAGTAGCTGCTATTCAATGTATACCATACTATAAGATCTTCATCCTCTAGGTCCGCCATATAGTATTGCGCATGGGTAGTAGCTATACTTAGATCTTTATCCGTATCAGTAGGATGAAGTATGTATGGAAACATATTTATTGCTCCCGTATTTAACTTATAAGCCTGTGTTGTCGTCTTTAAGCTGTTCCCTACATAAGAGGTAATACTATAATCACTAGAAGGTTTATAAGAGTATTTATTATAGTAGCGTTCCATATGTGGACGGGTAAACCCCACAGAGTTATACTCAACTCCATTTTTAACAGGGTATTCTTCTCGCCAGTCATAAAGACTTTCATTATTACTATTCATATAGTCTTTTGCATAAATATTTTGACCCATTGGATCTCTGAATTTCTGCGTAAACTTCATGTAACTGCGATCAATATCACCGACATAAAAGTGAAACATATCATGAGTAATCATTAAGGATTGTCCCGTCTCAACAAAACTTTCTATAGCTGCTAACGCTTGTGGACTATTAATATCGGCAGTTTTAGAGACACTATCACTAAAACCAATAATGATCATATCATACTTGCCGTTAAGTTCACCTGGATTAGTATTGAATTCCTTAGAACCCATTCTATCAACAGTTATTTCAAACAATCCATCTTCACTTAATAAATTATTTCCGCTTATATTCTCTAATGAGCTTAGGTCAAATATATCTTTCGAATTACTACCACCGTTGTTATTAGGATATATTTGAAGCACTTTTATTTCGATTGGTTCACCAACATTATTTTTATGTTTGAAAGCAGTATACCCAGTTTCATACGTCTTAACATTTGTTATCTTATCAATAATTTCAACCTTCCAACCAAGCATACCAATGAAACCAACTGGTAGCATATAATCAACAATTGCTGAATCTGGATTTAGTATATCCCGAGTTACAAATACTTCCTCATCCTTGAATATGCCATCGCCATTAATATCAAGATAGAGCTTCACTTCGTAATTATGCTCCTGATAACCTTGAAGTTGGTAACTGAATCTTAACCATCGATCTTCAGTATCTTCTTGGTACGTTGGTATTCCATCTTTTGTATAATCTAAAGGTACACTACTCATCACTAGTTTAGGTCTTAGAACACGTTCTCCATTAGAGATATCGTCAAGTAAGTCATTAAGTTCAGACGTAACTTGGTCAACAACTAAGAAATTCTCATAGTCACCTTCTTTATAGGACAAGAAATTCTCATAGAGTTTTGTATTGTCGTAGTTCGTTTGGAAGATGCTTTCATCAAAAAGAACTAGCTGACCAGATTCTATAACTTCCTTTATGGCCTCACTTTGTAAGGTTGTAATGTCGTTTCCCGGAAAAACCTCGCCTAACATTCTATTATTATCAAAGTTAAGCAAGTATTTTTTCTTGGACGTTACACTGGTTCCAGATTGATTGGAGGTAGATGAAGTAATAAAATCAGGGTGGTTTCCATTATTCCCCCCATCAGGTGTGTAGTTAATCAAAGGACTGTATTCACCTGTCTTCATTCCAATATAAATTAAATCATATTTACCATTCAATTCTTCTCTTTGTGAAACAAACATGCCCATAGGCATTTGGGTAACAGTAACGTCTGATCTACTTGAATAAGAAGAAAGTTCATAGCTGTTGGTTGGTTGAATTTCTAGAATATGTACAATCTTGCCATCATTGATATCATGGTTTGTTGAATCAGTGGCTTCTACTGGAGTTGTCCAAATAGAAAATACCATTGTTATACATAGAATCATACTTAGTATTTTTTTCACTATCATTCACCCCACTTCCAAGAATTTATCTTATAACGCTTTTTCTCTGTGAAATAGCCTGTAGTTGCAGTTTTATATTTGTAGATATTAGGAGTCCCATGTGTGTACTCGTTAAAGAATTCTTCTACCTCACTACTGCTGTTGAGCAACTTAGCAATGACTTGTTCATCATAGTTAAGAATAAGCTTATCAGTTCCTGAACCAGATGAGGCAATTGTAACATTACCGTCACAGATGATTGTTCCATTAAAAGATCCACTTCCTTGAATAGTTAAATCACCTTTGCAATAGATAATTCCTTTTGTATTACCTGATATTCTAACTGGTAAGGAACCATCAGTATAAATAAATTTTTTATTAGCCTCTCCACCAGGAGATAGATCTATCAACGCATCTGTTGATGAAGGCTTATAGATATAATAATCAGAAGTAACTGTGTTCATATGACTCTCTTTAACAAATTCAGTAACTGTGGTTTTACCCGACGTATCTAATAAGCCAAATTGAGTTGTTTTTTGATTATAAAAGTCTGTTACCTTTATATTCCCTATCGTCTCTTCATTCAGCGTTGCATAGGTTGTATTCAGATCTATAATTCCACCCTTTTTGTAATCAGCAGATGCATCATAAGTACCAACACCATTTTTAAAATGCGCTAATACTGCACCGGTCGAATAACCTATAACATGAGTTGGAGCATCAACATTAATAAATATATTTGTCTCTACATCCAGGTTATTATCACTATCATAGTCCAACACATTAAATTTATCTTTTAATTCACTATCATCACTAATGATACCAAAGTAATCTTCAAGGTAATAATCAAATTCACCCTGTGGAGTAACTAATGTATACCTTGGATTACTAGAATCACCTGTATCATAGACTTCTGTGAAAATTTCTGTATTATTCGATGTTATACCCTCAACTGTTCGAAAATAATGGTTCCCCGAATTTCCGTCTAATTTATCAAAAGGCATAAATGCTAAACCTGTAATGAGGTATTTGTTTAAAGTAATTTTGCCACCTTTATTAAATGAGTTATTAATAACAGTACTACTCTTTGTAGGATCTATGCCTGAGCTCCCATAAGCCCCTTCTGAGTTTAATCCTAATAATATTTTATTAATCATTAGGTTAGAGTCTCTATTAAAAGTATCCTTAGTACCATTCATGATGACATCATTGAATACCCACGCATTTTCAACTTCAAGAATTGCATTCTCAGCAGTACCTACCTTCAAATTATTACAATATACATTACCGCCTTCATCGTCTTTATTAAAATACCAAAAATCTTTATCATCCATCTCGCCAATAGAATAGGGTTTATTACCATCATCATCTTCAGGTCCAAAAGTTGATGTGACATTCTTACCGTTAACACCTTCCAAGTAATATAAGCTGTCTATAGTATCACTATATAGATGCTTTTTGTAACTCACCTCCATGGTATCTACATAGGTTTCTACATTTAACTGGCTACTATTTCCTTGCACAACTATATCCTCAGGTGTATAAACATTACCCTTTACTACCGCATTGGCTCCTGAAGAAACACTAACACCTTGACTACTATTTTCACCAACTGCGTAGAGATCACCATTGATCTCAGTTTCACCACTTGTAAAATCGATATAGTCTGAAGCAATTATAGCATTCGTCCAAACAGGATTTGTGCTAAATTGCTTATAGGATATCTCTGGAGCTACTTGGTATTGCGGGATTATTACTTGAAGTTTAAGCTTTAAAGATTCGTCTACGCCATCGCTTTTTCCTTCAACAATCAAATCTGGTTCATACATACTACGATTATCTGGACCTAGACCACGATTATCATCTAAAGTCAATGTAAAATAATCCTCAAGAGGTTTAGAACTATCCTCTAATAAATCATCTAAACGTTCTTTTGCCACCATAAAATAGATTGAGTTAAATATTTCTTGAGTATAGTCCTCTAAGAGGTCAAAGTAAGCATTTGCAGGAGCACTTGTATCAAACTCATCTTTTAATAAATCTGCTTGTTCCACTACATCTCGAATGTACTTCTCATGAAAATATGTCTGATAATTAAAATCAGTATTAAACAATTGTAAATAAGTAGCATCATCTTGTTTTGGCAACTCATAATCATATATTGTTTTCAGCAAACTACTCATATTAAAACTTTGAGTTCCTATTGATTGATCAAGTTGATTATCTGATAAATCACTTATCTTATAAAGTTCGTTGCTTATATATTCTTGCGCAAACTTTTCTGCCAATTCTAATTCCGTGTCAATATGCTTTAATATTACTTCTGACTGCTGATCTAATTCGTAAAACTCATTAGAATTTTCATTATAAGCATGGCTAATTTTAAAATGTGCTGCACTCAAAGTGATTAATACCGTTGATAAAACTACTAGTAACATCATAACCACTACTGTCATGAGGAGGGTAGAACCATTAACATCATAGCGAAATTTTTTTAACATTCTATAGCCCTCCATATTTATAATTCTGCTTAGTGATTACTTGATAAGATTCATCGTCCTTCTTAAAAAATTCTATAGAAATTGATTGTAGATTTTGGTCGCTTCCAACTTGTACATCTTCAGTGATAGTTATACCTACTCCAGGATTCGTTATAGTAAAGTTATCTTTTTGAAGCGTATGTTCCTTATCATATAACAGTATTTTTACAGGTATATCAACCTGACTCTCTATGTTCTTCATTGGTAAATCATGATCGCCTTCAATCAAGATAACTAATTCATTCCCAATAGCGCTCTTGTTAAGTAATTTTTCTTGTCCATAGATTAACTTGATTTGTGTTGAGTCAAAGTCTTCTATTATTAGAGTATTATTTATCAAATTGCTAGCACTTATATTGCAGTCTTCCTTGGTATAAGTTCCCTTTGTCTTAATTGTGGCCCCAGTTCCATTATCAATGATAATTGTACCTTTATAATACTGATGAGCTTCGTTGGTTTCCTTATACCAGTTATAATCAAAGTATTTATCATACTTAATTCCTGAATAGGTATTATCTTTCTGCCAACCTGAAGCAGCCCCTGAAGTGTTTGCACTTAAAATACTTTCAAAACTGCTTATACTTTCAGCTAAATCATAGAAACCAGCTATCTCTTCACTGATACTTAATGCACGTTCTCTTGCACTTGCTTTAGCCTCAACTTGAGCTGAGAAGATGTACATGTTTAGCAATGTACCTGTGATGATAGATAAAACAGCAAGAGAACAGACAAGTTCGACAAGGGAGATACCTCTTTCATCCTTAATTAATTTCTTTAATTTCATTTTTTGACAATCACCCTCCCACTACTTTCAACTAATCGAAAGCGTGGACTATTCTCATCATCACTTATAATAGTCAACTGAACTAAATGGTTCGTATCATTATTAAGTGTCAACAACACACCAGTTTGATCATTTTGATCAACTCGTTTTTTGGATACGACATTAATATATATGATCTCATCCTTACTACGAATCTCTGAAAATTCTCCCATATAGGTCGTTTCTCCAAACCCATAAGTATATGTATACCTATCTGCCCCCTCAGAAATGAGTATATTTGCTTCAACAACTTTGTTACCATCAACATAAACTTCAGAAGAGTTGTCACCACTCTTACTTAAACTAAATTTTGGTCCATTCTCTAAATATGTGTTAATTAGCAGAGAAAAGTCTGGATTGTATTTATTGTAACTATTCTCAGTAGGAGCGCTACCTTTGAAGTCAGTTTGAGCAAAAATACTCTCTCTATCTCCCGTATTCTTTAAAGAATTATTGATGACATTAGCCTGATCTCCATTTAAGAATCCAATATAAGTGAGATTTAGAGAGCAGTTTATCCTTCTCTCTGAACTTACCATAGAAACAGTATTAACTTTTATATGCTCTTCATGATTTTCAATTGCTTCAATAAAATCATATACCTCTTGAAAGTCTCCGTTAAGGCTCAAAGAAACACCATATTCCAAAACATAAGCATTGGGATACTTTGATAAATCTACATCTAATGTATTAGTAGTCGCACTTTTTTCTGATTTATTTTCACCGTCTAGTGATTGAATTGGCTGATAATCAGCAATAGGAAATAACTCTAAAGTGTTAAAACTATAGTTACTAATAACGACTTTACATTCTTCTTCATCACTTATTAAATCTAATAATATCTTTTCTTGATCGATACTATCCGGGAATTGCTTAGTAAAAACTTTAATCTCATCTATTAAATTATTTTT encodes:
- a CDS encoding type IV pilus modification PilV family protein, with the translated sequence MKLKKLIKDERGISLVELVCSLAVLSIITGTLLNMYIFSAQVEAKASARERALSISEEIAGFYDLAESISSFESILSANTSGAASGWQKDNTYSGIKYDKYFDYNWYKETNEAHQYYKGTIIIDNGTGATIKTKGTYTKEDCNISASNLINNTLIIEDFDSTQIKLIYGQEKLLNKSAIGNELVILIEGDHDLPMKNIESQVDIPVKILLYDKEHTLQKDNFTITNPGVGITITEDVQVGSDQNLQSISIEFFKKDDESYQVITKQNYKYGGL
- a CDS encoding polymer-forming cytoskeletal protein produces the protein MLKKFRYDVNGSTLLMTVVVMMLLVVLSTVLITLSAAHFKISHAYNENSNEFYELDQQSEVILKHIDTELELAEKFAQEYISNELYKISDLSDNQLDQSIGTQSFNMSSLLKTIYDYELPKQDDATYLQLFNTDFNYQTYFHEKYIRDVVEQADLLKDEFDTSAPANAYFDLLEDYTQEIFNSIYFMVAKERLDDLLEDSSKPLEDYFTLTLDDNRGLGPDNRSMYEPDLIVEGKSDGVDESLKLKLQVIIPQYQVAPEISYKQFSTNPVWTNAIIASDYIDFTSGETEINGDLYAVGENSSQGVSVSSGANAVVKGNVYTPEDIVVQGNSSQLNVETYVDTMEVSYKKHLYSDTIDSLYYLEGVNGKNVTSTFGPEDDDGNKPYSIGEMDDKDFWYFNKDDEGGNVYCNNLKVGTAENAILEVENAWVFNDVIMNGTKDTFNRDSNLMINKILLGLNSEGAYGSSGIDPTKSSTVINNSFNKGGKITLNKYLITGLAFMPFDKLDGNSGNHYFRTVEGITSNNTEIFTEVYDTGDSSNPRYTLVTPQGEFDYYLEDYFGIISDDSELKDKFNVLDYDSDNNLDVETNIFINVDAPTHVIGYSTGAVLAHFKNGVGTYDASADYKKGGIIDLNTTYATLNEETIGNIKVTDFYNQKTTQFGLLDTSGKTTVTEFVKESHMNTVTSDYYIYKPSSTDALIDLSPGGEANKKFIYTDGSLPVRISGNTKGIIYCKGDLTIQGSGSFNGTIICDGNVTIASSGSGTDKLILNYDEQVIAKLLNSSSEVEEFFNEYTHGTPNIYKYKTATTGYFTEKKRYKINSWKWGE
- a CDS encoding DUF5057 domain-containing protein, which translates into the protein MKKILSMILCITMVFSIWTTPVEATDSTNHDINDGKIVHILEIQPTNSYELSSYSSRSDVTVTQMPMGMFVSQREELNGKYDLIYIGMKTGEYSPLINYTPDGGNNGNHPDFITSSTSNQSGTSVTSKKKYLLNFDNNRMLGEVFPGNDITTLQSEAIKEVIESGQLVLFDESIFQTNYDNTKLYENFLSYKEGDYENFLVVDQVTSELNDLLDDISNGERVLRPKLVMSSVPLDYTKDGIPTYQEDTEDRWLRFSYQLQGYQEHNYEVKLYLDINGDGIFKDEEVFVTRDILNPDSAIVDYMLPVGFIGMLGWKVEIIDKITNVKTYETGYTAFKHKNNVGEPIEIKVLQIYPNNNGGSNSKDIFDLSSLENISGNNLLSEDGLFEITVDRMGSKEFNTNPGELNGKYDMIIIGFSDSVSKTADINSPQALAAIESFVETGQSLMITHDMFHFYVGDIDRSYMKFTQKFRDPMGQNIYAKDYMNSNNESLYDWREEYPVKNGVEYNSVGFTRPHMERYYNKYSYKPSSDYSITSYVGNSLKTTTQAYKLNTGAINMFPYILHPTDTDKDLSIATTHAQYYMADLEDEDLIVWYTLNSSYYDEFDARNNYYVYSLGNVTYSGTGHKSPSGKVEENKLFVNTMLKAASSANHAPIVQVSRISDNKEYFKSQDEIVFDVLVSDFDLKDLESELRIYINNDKSNDFNDDGNPEVIYDEQIYPSAGYEVVTNDEYMEIRLDKEDFNNLNDFDLKIVASDSQGAEGDKEITGLKNSDDTQLVLSSDTGWTSNEILDGDHGEMHIGLGVEISTANLELIESISFENVKLKVSADKEDYIKVINESTDVAGWTKSTTSDKVMWTKSIGDLNFSKTEIENFRDHSVNLYEDDSFDLLFSDITNKISFDVEITNERFNHNFSDLIENNNLKVSKGMISLMVLDENDSPMGVQKVKVNGKEYTTAENGTVSVTDLPGSGVFNVEYDFNTNVYEQVTLTVQEDNGEGVTQSTVSSTNGLISGSVDLKVSSNPIKATIQISYNDDLNIKFGNGFNLLLRSTPTANVVIEDQVYYAELKLDLPIDIDNIDFIINLDEIVDAIDESIIPNGDVAVLMKERDGIEEQVARCTTVLNADNTVTINYDEPLDVDSVYTFRVPIMFEKDKVLDSDIDSMELSLTAINLTPSGESEKVRINRTDSRVITCTPLEDIVYFSNHAFGVFEYSGNGSFRVSIEAFDEVDIDDFSLRFKVVKAAENSGGNLEVESVINAFEIKNVVTTTSGVDNARRDNDDYKYLLIDKLPKKDGTYEITLRAKVEDLPSGSSDQYFIIIEEINHINVESAVDLNDDDNQLKRKIEVLKALDLE